The Streptomyces sp. 11x1 genomic sequence CTCGCCGCCGGGGATCCGCGGATCGGGACAGCCGACGAGCGCGACCTCCTTGACGGCCGGGTGCCGGGTCAGCACGGCCTCGACCTCCAGGGTGGAGACCTTCTGGCCACTGCCCCGGGTGATCTGGTCGACGCTGCGGCCGACGATACGGATGCCGCCCCGGCCGTCGTCACGGGCCAGGTCGCTGGTGTCGAACCAGCCGTCCTCGTCGAGGCACGCCTCGTAGACCTCGCGTCGGCCCAGGTAGCCGAGGCACTGGGAGGCCCCGCGCACCAGCAGCCGGCCGGAGTCGCCGCCGTCCTCGACGGCGATCCGCAGTTCCATCCACGGCTCGGCGCGGCCGTCGCTGTGGCCCGCCCAGCCCTCCGGGTCGTCGTCCCGGGTCACGGTGACGGCCCCGTTCTCGGTCATGCCCCACAGGGCGCGCACCGGGATGTCGAAGACCTCGCGGACCTGGGCGATCAACCCCGGGTCGATGGGGGCGGAGCCGGACACGATCTGTACGACGCTGGAAGTGTCGCGGGGCTCCTTGCGCTGGGCCTCCGACAGGTCCACGAGGTACGCCGGGGAGGCGTAGGCCCAGGTGACGCGGTGGGCGGCGACGATGTCGAGCAGCAGTTCCATGTCCCGGTTGGCCTCCTGCATCACACAGGTGCCGTGCAGGAGCAGCGGCATGTAGCAGGCGTAGGTCAGCCCGGCCATGTGCGTGGCGAAGTTGGGGATGGAGATGACGTCGTCCCGGGTGAGCCGGTGCGGCTCGGACACCGCGAGCACCGCCGCGTGCAGGGTGTTCTGGCTGTGCACGACACCCTTCATGCGGCCGGTGGTGCCGGAGGTGTAGAGCAGCAGGGCCGGATCGTCGGGGCCCGAACTCCGCGCCGTGTCGACGTGGTGCCGTTCCTCCCAGGGTGTGCGGACGAAGAATTCGTCGAAGTCGACCGCGCCGGTGGCGGCGGCGTCGCCCACCACGACCCGGTGGGCGAGGGTCGGGGGAGCGGCCTCGGCGAGCCGGGCGCCGTAGTCGATGTCGTTGAAGCGGTCGACGGTGACACAGATCCGTGCGGCACTCTCCTGGAGCACCTGGGCCAGTTCCCGCACGTCCAGCGCGGGGATCACCGGGCAGGCGACGGCCCCCACCCGGTGGCAGGCCAGGTACAGGGGGGTGAGGACCCAGCGGTTCGGGAGGTAGAGCGCGACCACGTCGCCGGTGCCGACGCCGAGTTCGGTGAGCGCGGCGGCGAACCGCTCCACCAGCTCGGCCAGTTCGGCGTATCTCACCTCCCGGGTGAGGTCCCGGCCCTCGTAGGCGATGACGGCGGGATGCTCCGGTCTGGTACGAACAGCTTCGGCCAAGTCGGCCAGAAACGTTTCCTCTCGCCACCAGCCTGCCGCCCGGTATTTCGCGGCCGTCTCCGGTCCGGGAATTACCAGCGTGTCCCATTTTCCCACTGAAGCGCCCCCGCTCTTCGTACTTCGAGATTGATACCTGCAGCAGGAATCCGATGGCAGAGCCTAGAGGATGAGGGAAGGCCGCGGTAGGCGGAACGGGGAAATCCGATTCTGTTTATCAAACACACGCCGTCATCACCGTTCGCGCAAGAGCGCGCAGTGTCCACGATTGCGGCGATCCGTGTTCAACGGGTCCCGGAGATAAAGCACTTGACAGACAGCGGCGGCGAGAGTGAGGCTGCGACGGCGTCCGCTCTGTCCACGGCAATGCGCGAGAGCACTGGAGGCACGGTGAAGATAGGCCTGCTCGGCTGGGACTATTCGGGAATCGATCCCGATGGCATAAGCCTGGTGGAGTACGGTCGGGAGCGCGGGCATGAAATGTCGTTCTTCACGCTCGAGGAGCTCGCCTATCGCCCCGGCCCGTCCGGTGTGACGCTCACCCTGGGAGGAGAGCCGGCGGAGGCCTTCGACGCCGTCATCAACCGCTCCAAGCTGTACGGGGACGACTGGCAGGACCGTGTCGAGCGGCTGACGATGCTCAGCAACGTCCCCGGGCTGCGGCTCTTCGACCCGGCGGACGTGTGGGTGACGGGATACAGCAAGTTCCTGATGGCCCAACGGCTGGCGGCGGCCGGTGTGCCCGTACCGCCCACCCGCTCGGC encodes the following:
- a CDS encoding AMP-binding protein; protein product: MAEAVRTRPEHPAVIAYEGRDLTREVRYAELAELVERFAAALTELGVGTGDVVALYLPNRWVLTPLYLACHRVGAVACPVIPALDVRELAQVLQESAARICVTVDRFNDIDYGARLAEAAPPTLAHRVVVGDAAATGAVDFDEFFVRTPWEERHHVDTARSSGPDDPALLLYTSGTTGRMKGVVHSQNTLHAAVLAVSEPHRLTRDDVISIPNFATHMAGLTYACYMPLLLHGTCVMQEANRDMELLLDIVAAHRVTWAYASPAYLVDLSEAQRKEPRDTSSVVQIVSGSAPIDPGLIAQVREVFDIPVRALWGMTENGAVTVTRDDDPEGWAGHSDGRAEPWMELRIAVEDGGDSGRLLVRGASQCLGYLGRREVYEACLDEDGWFDTSDLARDDGRGGIRIVGRSVDQITRGSGQKVSTLEVEAVLTRHPAVKEVALVGCPDPRIPGGELVCAVVVPEGEPPTLATLHGHLAQERMAQVLWPDRVQFVWELPKNSLGKVLRHPLRERLEIEYAARR